In one Streptomyces sp. T12 genomic region, the following are encoded:
- a CDS encoding non-ribosomal peptide synthetase, which translates to MTETPTADLAARKRELLRRRLERAGLADAEARSERIPRRPADTARLPLSYAQSRMWLLQQLDPASPAYNVCLAIRLRGPLDPAALRMALQGLIDRHEVLRTRYPAAGDGTPTQLVDREAEVEFTAVDLRGLTVEERDRQATDLARTASVTPFDLAADHPLRTLLIQRAEQDHTLVLTVHHIAWDGGTFNALSRDLTALYRAAATGEPSGLEQLPLQYGDFALWQRTTWTDERLSEHLDHWRTALVPPPRPLALPTDAPRPARPTAHGDRRFHTFAPEVTDRLTAFARNAGATPFMVLFAGLAALLHRTTGATDVPIGSAVMNRDLPGLENLIGNFGNTLALRADLEGDPGFAELVERVRQLCTDGYAHQDMPFDKLVEQLKPERQPGRAVYFDVMLLFLTQGLEGPQFPGVSAAWETVHNDTTQFDLSLEAFLTGGRLRIEATYRSGLFTPDTVDRLLRHLETLLGAALTEPELALSRLPLMTEAEQQRVLEEWNTTGHPVPAALLTDLLAQQADRTPDAPALIADDGRPALDHAGLHARANRLARLLISHGVGPEHRVGVALDRGTDLVVALLAVLKAGAAYVPLDTGYPAERLAFMVEDAEPTLVLTASGTARILPPGVPLLLLDTDTTAFDAAELTDDDRLQPLRPEHPAYVIYTSGSTGRPKGVVVPHAGIVNRLLWMQEAYELGPDDRVLQKTPGGFDVSVWELFWPLITGAVLVLARPGGHRDPGYLAELIRDRRVTTAHFVPSMLRVFLDDPAAEQARGVVRRLLCSGEALPTELAERCAEALPGTELHNLYGPTEAAVDVTAWPCAEGTRSAAGSVPIGRPVWNTRTLVLDESLRPVPPGITGELYLGGAQLARGYLRRPGLTADRFVADPYGPPGARLYRTGDLVRWSAQGALEFLGRSDDQVKIRGFRVEPGETEAAVAALPGVSQTVVTARQDQQGEPRLVAYAVPHPGTSLEPLQVRQDLKATLPEHLLPAAVVILDELPLTPNGKLDRAALPAPDLSGLTTATAPRTEAEATLCALFADLLGLASVGIHDEFFALGGHSVLATRLVARIRAELGAVVPLRSVFDAPTVAALAPLLQAPAAERRPALLPARRPDPVPLSSAQARLWFLFRLEGPSPTYNIHTAVRLTGPLDTDALRAALQDVVDRHEALRTVFPDDDGTPYQRVLADAAVPFEVVAARAGELDALLSEAAAYSFALDAEIPVRATLYALAPDEHVLLLLVHHIATDGWSAEPLLRDLETAYAARARGGRPELPPLAVQYADYTLWQRQSLEYGGLADSELDYWARQLEGLPEELQLPVDRPRPAVAGYRAGAVDFALDAEVHRTLRDLAGEVGGTVFMALQAALAVLLGRLGAGHDIPLGTPVAGRGDATLDDLVGLFVNTLVLRTDVSGDPTFRTLLARVRETDVDAYAHQDLPFERLVDALAPTRSMGRHPLFQVMLAHQQVPDRARDFAGLTLSELRVDFYTAKTDLAFHVFERTDGGGITGSLVHSRDLYDDATAQDIVERFVRLVGELARKPDLPVALADLLTPRERSLMLGEWNDTAHPMPATTLTALVEEQAAQTPDLPAVEYGIEGGLKLTYAELNSRANALARQLTSLGVGPERRVGIHLERSVEMVVGLLAVLKAGGAFVPLEPSWPARRIAEVCRGAALTAVLGRPGGGVVLGDDAPPFVEVRLDGPEQPENPHVPVDPEGLAYVIYTSGSTGVPKGAMIRHRAIAHRLLWQRGLLGFGTEDAALFKAPLGFDISINEIFLPLVNGGRVVIAEPGGERDVDYLLDAVERHRVTFTYLVSSMLDLLLELDGFARRARWLKHVWCGGEVLTPKLFARFRAASPAVMYHGYGPAEATIGVSHVVYSTGAIRSAVSIGRPNGNTRLHVLDDRLRPVPVGVPGELYAGGVYLGRGYVNDPRRTADHWVADPFGPPGERLYRTGDLVRWRRDGTLEFLGRADNQVKIRGMRVELEEIEAILEQHPGVRRGVVTIREDAPGVKHLAGYYLAAHDLDDLHGWLRERLPEHMVPRTLTALDTFPLLPSGKVDRGSLPAPTTTTSGAPTRAPAGERERRLCELFASVLGLGRVGVDDNFFELGGDSIVSIRLVTLARKAGIALSPRHVFQTPTPAGLAACAEPTDTGPVDERVAERVDEPVGEVELTPIMRWTAGPDGSYGGLVQAVLLVTPPDLTYDIAVDLLQALLDRHDILRARLTNRLVVPAEGAVRAGELLSQVRDVSLDDELAAAAARLDPAAGRILQAVWFTDSGRLLLVAHHLVVDGVSWRIITSDLAEAWQSGRALPRTGTSFRTWSRLLGEEARTPDRVRELPWWTEALETGRPLLESSPDAGATLREHNLVLPPAITGPLLTAVPAAYHAAAPDVLLTALALAAAAWRERRGDLAGRSLLVGLEGHGREEDIADGVDLSATVGWFTTFHPVGIDPGPLDLDEALSGGPAAGTALKRIKEQLRAVPDHGLGYGLLRHLNPDTAPALEKLPQPQILFNYLGRFAASDSAEKPWELAPEAPVLRVPPTASDSGSAAGGHPAAFGLEINAVAVEEAGGVRLHVSASWPDGFLTESAAADLLGLWERALHGLARHAEDSPAGGLTPSDLPLVDLTQEDIDDFENDLDDF; encoded by the coding sequence GTGACGGAGACCCCCACCGCCGACCTCGCCGCACGCAAACGCGAACTCCTGCGCCGCCGACTGGAGCGCGCCGGGCTGGCCGACGCCGAGGCCCGCTCCGAGCGGATCCCACGGCGGCCGGCGGACACGGCCCGGCTGCCACTGTCGTACGCCCAGTCCCGGATGTGGCTCCTCCAGCAGCTCGACCCGGCCAGCCCCGCCTACAACGTCTGCCTCGCCATCCGCCTGCGCGGCCCCCTCGACCCGGCCGCCCTGCGCATGGCCTTACAGGGACTGATCGACCGCCACGAGGTGCTGCGCACCCGCTACCCGGCCGCCGGGGACGGCACCCCGACGCAGCTCGTGGACAGGGAAGCGGAGGTGGAGTTCACCGCGGTCGACCTGCGCGGGCTGACAGTGGAGGAGCGGGACCGACAAGCGACGGACCTGGCCCGCACCGCCTCGGTCACCCCCTTCGACCTCGCCGCCGACCACCCGTTGCGCACCCTGCTCATCCAGCGGGCGGAGCAGGACCACACGCTAGTCCTGACGGTTCATCACATCGCCTGGGACGGAGGGACGTTCAACGCCCTCTCCCGCGATCTCACCGCCCTCTACCGGGCGGCCGCGACGGGCGAGCCCTCCGGTCTCGAACAACTGCCGCTCCAGTACGGCGACTTCGCACTCTGGCAGCGCACCACCTGGACCGACGAGCGACTGTCCGAGCACCTCGACCACTGGCGCACCGCCCTCGTCCCCCCGCCCCGCCCCCTGGCCCTGCCCACCGACGCCCCCCGTCCCGCCCGCCCCACCGCGCACGGCGACCGCCGCTTCCACACCTTCGCCCCCGAGGTCACCGACCGCCTCACCGCCTTCGCGCGCAACGCGGGCGCGACCCCCTTCATGGTGCTGTTCGCGGGCCTGGCCGCCCTGCTGCACCGCACCACCGGCGCCACCGACGTCCCCATCGGCTCGGCCGTCATGAACCGCGACCTCCCCGGCCTCGAGAATCTGATCGGCAACTTCGGCAACACCCTCGCCCTCCGTGCCGACCTCGAAGGGGACCCCGGCTTCGCCGAACTGGTCGAGCGTGTACGCCAGTTGTGCACGGACGGATACGCACACCAGGACATGCCCTTCGACAAACTGGTGGAGCAGCTGAAGCCGGAACGGCAGCCGGGCCGTGCCGTCTACTTCGACGTCATGCTCCTCTTCCTCACCCAGGGACTCGAAGGACCGCAGTTTCCAGGGGTGAGCGCCGCATGGGAGACCGTCCACAACGACACCACCCAGTTCGACCTCTCCCTGGAGGCGTTCCTCACCGGCGGCCGCCTGCGGATCGAGGCCACCTACCGCAGCGGCCTGTTCACCCCGGACACCGTCGACCGGCTGCTCCGGCACCTGGAGACGCTTCTCGGCGCCGCCCTCACCGAACCCGAACTCGCCCTCTCCCGACTGCCGTTGATGACCGAGGCCGAGCAGCAGCGGGTCCTGGAGGAATGGAACACCACGGGCCATCCCGTCCCCGCCGCACTCCTCACCGACCTCCTCGCCCAGCAGGCCGACCGCACCCCCGACGCGCCCGCTCTCATCGCCGACGACGGCCGGCCCGCCCTCGACCACGCAGGCCTGCACGCCCGCGCCAACCGCCTCGCCCGGCTGCTGATCTCCCACGGCGTAGGCCCCGAGCATCGCGTCGGGGTGGCCCTGGACCGTGGAACCGACCTGGTGGTGGCGCTGCTCGCGGTGCTCAAGGCCGGAGCCGCCTACGTCCCGCTGGACACCGGGTACCCGGCCGAGCGGCTGGCGTTCATGGTGGAGGACGCCGAGCCGACGCTCGTGCTGACCGCCTCGGGCACGGCAAGGATCCTGCCACCCGGAGTGCCCCTTCTCCTGCTCGACACCGACACCACCGCCTTCGACGCCGCCGAACTCACCGACGACGACCGCCTCCAGCCCCTGCGCCCCGAGCACCCGGCCTACGTCATCTACACCTCCGGCTCCACCGGCCGCCCCAAAGGAGTCGTCGTCCCGCACGCCGGGATCGTCAACCGGCTGCTGTGGATGCAGGAGGCGTACGAACTCGGCCCGGACGACCGGGTGTTGCAGAAGACCCCGGGCGGCTTCGACGTCTCCGTCTGGGAGCTCTTCTGGCCGCTGATCACCGGGGCCGTGCTCGTGCTCGCCCGCCCCGGCGGCCACCGCGACCCCGGCTACCTCGCCGAGCTGATCCGCGACCGCAGGGTCACGACCGCACACTTCGTCCCCTCGATGCTGCGCGTGTTCCTCGACGACCCGGCTGCCGAGCAGGCGCGCGGCGTGGTCCGCCGACTGCTGTGCAGCGGCGAGGCCCTGCCCACCGAACTCGCCGAGCGCTGTGCCGAGGCGCTGCCCGGAACCGAACTCCACAACCTCTACGGCCCCACCGAGGCCGCCGTGGACGTCACCGCCTGGCCGTGCGCCGAGGGGACGAGGTCCGCCGCCGGGTCCGTGCCGATCGGCCGCCCGGTGTGGAACACCCGCACCCTCGTCCTGGACGAGTCCCTACGCCCGGTGCCACCGGGCATCACAGGCGAGCTCTACCTCGGGGGCGCCCAACTGGCCCGCGGCTACCTCCGTCGCCCCGGCCTGACCGCCGACCGCTTCGTCGCCGACCCGTACGGCCCGCCCGGCGCCCGCCTCTACCGCACCGGCGACCTGGTGCGCTGGAGCGCGCAGGGGGCGTTGGAGTTCCTCGGCCGGTCCGACGACCAGGTGAAGATCCGTGGCTTCCGCGTCGAGCCGGGCGAGACCGAGGCCGCTGTGGCGGCGCTGCCCGGCGTCTCCCAGACAGTGGTGACGGCACGTCAGGACCAGCAGGGCGAACCGAGGTTGGTCGCGTACGCCGTACCCCATCCCGGGACCTCGCTGGAACCGTTGCAGGTCAGGCAGGACCTCAAGGCGACGCTCCCGGAACACCTGCTGCCCGCCGCCGTCGTGATCCTCGACGAGCTGCCGCTGACCCCCAACGGCAAACTCGACCGCGCGGCCCTGCCCGCCCCCGACCTCTCCGGCCTCACCACCGCCACCGCCCCTCGCACCGAGGCGGAGGCGACGCTCTGCGCCCTGTTCGCGGACCTCCTGGGGCTGGCGTCCGTAGGCATCCACGACGAGTTCTTCGCCCTCGGCGGCCACTCCGTCCTCGCCACCCGACTGGTCGCCCGCATCCGAGCCGAGCTCGGGGCCGTAGTCCCCCTACGGTCGGTCTTCGACGCACCGACCGTGGCCGCGCTCGCACCGCTCCTTCAGGCCCCGGCCGCCGAGCGACGCCCCGCGCTGCTCCCGGCCCGGCGCCCCGACCCGGTGCCGTTGTCCTCCGCGCAGGCGCGCCTGTGGTTCCTCTTCCGTCTGGAAGGGCCCAGCCCGACGTACAACATCCACACCGCCGTACGCCTCACCGGACCGCTCGACACCGACGCCCTGCGAGCGGCACTCCAGGACGTCGTGGACCGTCACGAAGCGCTGCGCACGGTCTTCCCGGACGACGACGGCACGCCCTACCAGCGGGTGCTGGCGGACGCGGCCGTGCCCTTCGAGGTGGTGGCGGCCCGAGCCGGGGAACTCGACGCGCTGCTGAGCGAGGCCGCCGCGTACTCCTTCGCGCTGGACGCCGAGATCCCCGTACGCGCCACGCTGTACGCCCTCGCCCCCGACGAGCACGTCCTGCTCCTGCTCGTCCACCACATCGCCACCGACGGCTGGTCGGCGGAGCCACTGCTGCGGGACCTGGAGACGGCCTACGCGGCCAGGGCGCGGGGCGGCCGCCCCGAATTGCCGCCGCTCGCCGTGCAGTACGCCGACTACACGCTGTGGCAGCGGCAGTCGCTCGAATACGGCGGCCTGGCCGACTCCGAACTGGACTACTGGGCACGGCAGTTGGAGGGCCTACCGGAGGAACTGCAGCTGCCCGTCGACCGTCCGCGCCCGGCCGTCGCCGGATACCGGGCCGGAGCCGTGGACTTCGCCCTCGACGCGGAGGTCCACCGCACGCTGCGCGACCTGGCAGGGGAGGTGGGCGGCACCGTCTTCATGGCCCTCCAAGCGGCCCTCGCGGTCCTGCTCGGCCGCCTGGGCGCCGGACACGACATCCCCCTCGGCACCCCGGTCGCCGGACGGGGCGACGCGACCCTCGACGACCTCGTGGGCCTCTTCGTCAACACCCTGGTGCTGCGCACCGACGTCTCCGGTGACCCGACGTTCCGTACGCTGCTCGCCCGGGTGCGCGAGACCGACGTGGACGCCTACGCCCATCAGGACCTGCCGTTCGAGCGGCTCGTGGACGCGCTCGCCCCGACCCGCTCGATGGGCCGGCATCCGCTGTTCCAGGTGATGCTCGCCCATCAGCAAGTCCCGGACAGGGCAAGGGACTTCGCCGGACTGACGCTCAGCGAGCTGCGCGTCGACTTCTACACCGCGAAGACCGACCTGGCCTTCCACGTCTTCGAGCGCACGGACGGCGGCGGCATCACCGGCTCCCTCGTCCACAGCCGTGACCTGTACGACGACGCAACCGCCCAGGACATCGTGGAGCGGTTCGTGCGGCTGGTCGGCGAGCTGGCGCGGAAGCCGGATCTGCCGGTCGCCCTGGCCGACCTGCTCACCCCGCGTGAGCGTTCCCTGATGCTGGGGGAGTGGAACGACACCGCGCATCCCATGCCCGCCACCACCCTGACCGCACTGGTCGAGGAACAGGCGGCGCAGACTCCTGACCTCCCCGCCGTCGAGTACGGCATCGAGGGCGGCCTGAAGCTGACCTACGCCGAGCTCAACTCCCGCGCCAACGCCCTCGCCCGGCAGCTCACTTCGCTCGGCGTCGGACCCGAGCGCCGCGTCGGCATCCATCTGGAACGCTCGGTGGAGATGGTCGTAGGACTGCTCGCCGTGCTGAAGGCGGGCGGGGCGTTCGTCCCGTTGGAGCCGTCCTGGCCGGCGCGGCGGATCGCCGAAGTGTGCCGGGGCGCGGCGCTGACGGCGGTGCTGGGGAGGCCCGGCGGGGGAGTGGTCCTCGGGGACGACGCCCCGCCGTTCGTGGAGGTGCGCCTGGACGGACCGGAGCAGCCGGAGAACCCGCACGTCCCCGTCGATCCCGAAGGCCTCGCCTACGTCATCTACACGTCCGGCTCCACCGGCGTCCCCAAGGGCGCCATGATCCGCCACCGGGCCATCGCGCACCGGCTGCTGTGGCAGCGCGGCCTGCTCGGCTTCGGCACCGAGGACGCGGCCCTGTTCAAGGCGCCGCTCGGCTTCGACATCTCCATCAACGAGATCTTCCTGCCGCTGGTGAACGGCGGCCGTGTGGTGATCGCCGAACCGGGTGGCGAACGCGACGTGGACTACCTTCTCGACGCCGTCGAACGGCACCGGGTCACCTTCACCTACCTCGTCTCCTCGATGCTCGACCTGCTCCTGGAGCTGGACGGCTTCGCCCGCCGGGCCCGCTGGCTGAAGCACGTGTGGTGCGGCGGCGAGGTGCTCACCCCGAAGCTGTTCGCCCGCTTCCGCGCCGCGAGCCCCGCGGTGATGTACCACGGGTACGGGCCGGCCGAGGCCACCATCGGCGTCAGCCACGTCGTCTACAGCACCGGCGCCATCCGCAGCGCCGTCTCCATCGGGCGGCCCAACGGCAACACCCGGCTCCACGTCCTCGACGACCGGTTGCGGCCGGTGCCGGTCGGCGTGCCGGGGGAGCTGTACGCCGGCGGTGTCTACCTCGGCCGCGGCTATGTGAACGACCCCCGCCGCACCGCCGACCACTGGGTGGCCGACCCGTTCGGCCCGCCCGGCGAACGCCTCTACCGCACCGGCGACCTGGTGCGATGGCGGCGCGACGGCACCCTGGAGTTCCTCGGCCGGGCCGACAACCAGGTGAAGATCCGCGGCATGCGGGTCGAGCTGGAGGAGATCGAGGCGATCCTCGAACAGCACCCGGGCGTCCGGCGCGGGGTGGTGACGATCCGGGAGGACGCCCCGGGCGTGAAGCACCTCGCCGGCTACTACCTGGCCGCACACGACCTCGACGACCTGCACGGCTGGCTCCGCGAGCGGCTGCCCGAACACATGGTGCCGCGCACGCTCACCGCCCTCGACACCTTCCCGCTGCTGCCCTCCGGCAAAGTCGACCGCGGCTCCCTGCCCGCGCCCACAACCACGACCTCCGGCGCACCGACACGGGCGCCCGCCGGCGAACGCGAGCGGCGGCTCTGCGAGTTGTTCGCCTCCGTCCTCGGGCTGGGCCGCGTCGGCGTCGACGACAACTTCTTCGAGCTCGGCGGCGACAGCATCGTCTCCATCCGGCTGGTGACCCTGGCCCGCAAGGCCGGTATCGCCCTCAGCCCCCGGCACGTCTTCCAGACGCCCACCCCGGCCGGCCTGGCCGCCTGCGCCGAGCCCACCGACACCGGCCCGGTCGACGAGAGGGTCGCCGAGCGGGTCGACGAGCCGGTCGGCGAGGTGGAACTGACCCCGATCATGCGCTGGACGGCCGGCCCCGACGGCTCCTACGGCGGCCTCGTCCAGGCGGTCCTGCTCGTGACCCCGCCCGATCTCACGTACGACATCGCCGTCGACCTACTCCAGGCGCTGCTGGACCGCCACGACATCCTCCGTGCCCGACTGACGAACCGGCTGGTGGTGCCCGCCGAAGGAGCGGTGCGGGCGGGCGAACTGCTCAGTCAGGTGCGGGACGTGTCGCTCGACGACGAGCTGGCCGCCGCCGCGGCCCGGCTCGACCCGGCGGCAGGGCGCATTCTCCAGGCCGTCTGGTTCACCGACTCCGGCCGACTGCTCCTCGTCGCCCACCACCTGGTCGTCGACGGAGTGTCCTGGCGCATCATCACCTCCGACCTGGCAGAGGCATGGCAGTCGGGACGGGCCCTCCCCCGCACCGGCACCTCCTTCCGCACCTGGAGCAGGCTCCTGGGCGAGGAGGCCCGCACACCCGACCGGGTGCGTGAACTGCCCTGGTGGACAGAGGCGTTGGAGACAGGACGCCCGCTGCTCGAAAGCTCCCCCGATGCCGGCGCCACCCTGCGGGAGCACAACCTGGTGCTCCCGCCCGCGATCACCGGACCACTGCTGACCGCGGTGCCCGCCGCCTATCACGCCGCCGCCCCCGACGTCCTGCTCACCGCCCTCGCCCTCGCCGCAGCCGCCTGGCGGGAGCGGCGCGGCGACCTGGCAGGCCGCTCGCTGCTCGTCGGGCTGGAGGGGCACGGGCGCGAGGAGGACATCGCCGACGGCGTCGATCTGTCGGCCACGGTGGGCTGGTTCACCACCTTCCACCCGGTCGGTATCGACCCCGGCCCGCTGGACCTCGACGAGGCGCTGTCCGGCGGGCCCGCCGCGGGCACGGCGCTCAAGCGGATCAAGGAGCAGCTGCGCGCCGTACCGGACCACGGCCTCGGATACGGCCTCCTGCGCCACCTCAACCCCGACACCGCGCCCGCCCTGGAGAAACTGCCCCAGCCGCAGATCCTCTTCAACTACCTCGGCCGCTTCGCCGCGTCCGACTCGGCCGAGAAACCCTGGGAACTGGCCCCCGAGGCCCCCGTGCTCCGCGTACCGCCGACTGCATCCGACAGCGGCTCCGCCGCGGGCGGGCACCCTGCGGCCTTCGGCCTGGAGATCAACGCCGTGGCCGTCGAGGAGGCGGGCGGCGTCCGGCTGCACGTCTCCGCGTCCTGGCCGGACGGGTTCCTGACCGAGTCCGCGGCCGCAGACCTGCTCGGCCTCTGGGAGCGCGCCCTGCACGGCCTCGCCCGGCACGCCGAGGACTCCCCGGCAGGCGGCCTCACCCCCTCGGACCTGCCCCTGGTCGACCTGACCCAGGAGGACATCGACGACTTCGAGAACGACCTCGACGACTTCTGA